Proteins from one Ramlibacter sp. PS4R-6 genomic window:
- the pal gene encoding peptidoglycan-associated lipoprotein Pal, translated as MIRSNIRVAALAAALALAGCSSVKLDDVPVDNKGGTPNTGAQQPATRVEPVTTGSDAGQNQGPQNVARLIYFDFDSYVIKPEYQSIVDGHARYLRANPARHIFIEGHTDERGGREYNLALGQRRSEAVRNALRLLGVQDNQVEAVSFGKEKPADPGNGEDAWAKNRRAEIVYR; from the coding sequence ATGATCCGCAGCAACATCCGAGTCGCCGCACTGGCCGCCGCGCTGGCCCTGGCGGGCTGCTCGAGCGTGAAGCTCGACGACGTGCCCGTGGACAACAAGGGCGGCACGCCGAACACCGGCGCGCAGCAGCCGGCCACGCGCGTCGAGCCCGTCACCACCGGCTCGGACGCCGGTCAGAACCAGGGCCCGCAGAACGTCGCGCGCCTGATCTACTTCGATTTCGACAGCTACGTGATCAAGCCGGAGTACCAGTCCATCGTGGACGGCCACGCCCGCTACCTGCGCGCCAACCCGGCGCGCCACATCTTCATCGAAGGCCACACCGACGAGCGCGGTGGCCGCGAGTACAACCTGGCGCTGGGCCAGCGCCGCTCCGAGGCCGTGCGCAACGCGCTGCGCCTGCTGGGCGTGCAGGACAACCAGGTCGAGGCCGTGAGCTTCGGCAAGGAAAAGCCCGCCGACCCCGGCAACGGCGAAGACGCGTGGGCCAAGAACCGCCGCGCCGAGATCGTCTACCGCTAA
- a CDS encoding tRNA threonylcarbamoyladenosine dehydratase: MTHLDESADLKRRFGGLERLYGIDGAAAIRAAHVAVVGIGGVGSWAAEGLARSAVGEITLIDLDHVAESNINRQVHALDATLGQAKVTAMRERIAQINPGCIVHEVDDFASPDNWPRLLPPGVTAVIDACDEVKAKVAMAAWALQTKTLFISCGAAGGKRLAHQVDVDDLANTTHDPLLAQLRYRMRKFHGAPREGKAIGVPCVFSGEAVAPPDPSCDIEAGSDGSLNCHGYGSVVSVTATFGQCAAGWVLDRVASRKRPGPTL; this comes from the coding sequence GTGACCCACCTCGACGAATCCGCGGACCTCAAGCGCCGTTTCGGCGGCCTCGAGCGCCTGTACGGCATCGACGGCGCTGCCGCCATCCGCGCGGCGCACGTCGCGGTGGTCGGGATAGGCGGCGTGGGTTCGTGGGCCGCGGAAGGGCTGGCCCGCAGCGCCGTCGGCGAGATCACCCTCATCGACCTGGACCACGTCGCCGAATCCAACATCAACCGCCAGGTCCACGCACTCGACGCGACTCTGGGGCAGGCGAAGGTGACGGCGATGCGCGAGCGCATCGCGCAGATCAACCCGGGCTGCATCGTGCACGAGGTCGACGACTTCGCCTCGCCCGACAACTGGCCGCGCTTGCTGCCCCCGGGCGTCACGGCCGTGATCGATGCGTGCGACGAGGTCAAGGCCAAGGTCGCCATGGCCGCGTGGGCGCTCCAGACCAAGACGCTGTTCATCTCGTGCGGCGCGGCGGGCGGCAAGCGGCTGGCCCACCAGGTCGACGTGGACGACCTCGCGAACACCACGCACGACCCGCTGCTGGCGCAGCTGCGCTACCGCATGCGCAAGTTCCACGGCGCGCCCCGGGAAGGCAAGGCCATCGGCGTTCCGTGCGTGTTCAGCGGCGAGGCCGTGGCGCCACCGGATCCGTCGTGCGACATCGAGGCAGGCAGCGACGGATCGCTCAATTGCCACGGCTACGGCTCGGTGGTGAGCGTCACCGCGACCTTCGGGCAGTGTGCGGCGGGCTGGGTCCTGGACCGCGTGGCATCGAGGAAGCGCCCCGGCCCGACGCTATAA
- a CDS encoding glycosyltransferase family 2 protein → MPGLSSERAPLSVVLITRDEAANVADCLASVAFAAECIVVDSGSSDGTPGIARSLGAHVTQASDWPGFGPQKNRALAQATQPWVLSIDADERVTPQLRDEILRTIAQDAASVAGWDMPRKSSFCGQYMAHSGWYPDRVTRLFRRGKGRFSDDLVHERVIVDGEVGHLRNDLLHATYPDLETMLAKLDRYSSASAQALFERGERSSLAGAIVRGAWAFFRTYVLRLGVLDGRMGFVLAVSVAETTYYKYLKLWILGRRKAATGV, encoded by the coding sequence ATGCCGGGATTATCCAGCGAGCGGGCACCCCTCTCGGTCGTCCTGATCACGCGCGACGAAGCCGCCAACGTGGCGGACTGCCTCGCGTCGGTGGCGTTCGCCGCCGAATGCATCGTGGTGGACAGCGGCAGCAGCGACGGCACGCCCGGCATTGCGCGTTCGCTCGGCGCCCACGTCACGCAGGCCAGCGACTGGCCCGGGTTCGGGCCGCAGAAGAACCGCGCGCTGGCGCAGGCCACTCAGCCCTGGGTGCTGTCCATCGACGCCGACGAGCGCGTCACGCCGCAGCTGCGCGACGAGATCCTGCGCACGATTGCCCAGGATGCGGCGAGCGTCGCGGGCTGGGACATGCCGCGCAAATCGAGTTTCTGCGGCCAGTACATGGCGCATTCGGGTTGGTACCCCGACCGCGTCACGCGGCTGTTCCGGCGCGGCAAGGGCCGTTTTTCGGACGACCTCGTGCACGAACGCGTGATCGTCGACGGCGAGGTGGGACATCTTCGCAACGACTTGTTGCATGCCACCTACCCGGACCTGGAGACGATGCTGGCCAAGCTCGATCGCTATTCGAGCGCTTCGGCACAGGCCCTGTTCGAGCGCGGCGAACGTAGCTCCCTCGCTGGGGCGATCGTGCGCGGCGCCTGGGCTTTCTTCCGCACCTATGTGCTGCGCCTGGGCGTGCTCGACGGGCGCATGGGCTTCGTCCTCGCGGTCTCCGTGGCTGAGACGACTTATTACAAGTACCTCAAGCTCTGGATACTCGGTCGGCGAAAAGCCGCCACGGGCGTTTGA
- the ybgF gene encoding tol-pal system protein YbgF gives MFRFPAPRAAVAAACAALALLAAGGAQAALFEDDDARRAILELRQRFEAQRVDAQRQLDELRTENAQLRGSLLQLQMQIETLKQEIARQTGANEQLTRDLAELQRRTRDLASGVDERMRRFEPSKVTVDGKEFIADPQESQTFEAALAVFRKGDFAAAQVAFADFIKRYPQSGFRPTALFWLGNSQYANRDYRGAITNFRELLATAPDHPRAPESLLSIANCQIELKDAAGARRTLDQLVKTYPQSEAAGAAKERMARLR, from the coding sequence ATGTTCCGGTTTCCCGCTCCCCGTGCCGCCGTCGCGGCTGCCTGCGCAGCGCTCGCGCTGCTGGCGGCGGGCGGCGCCCAGGCCGCGCTATTCGAGGACGACGACGCCCGCCGCGCCATCCTGGAGCTGCGCCAGCGCTTCGAGGCGCAGCGGGTCGACGCGCAGCGCCAGCTCGACGAGCTGCGCACCGAGAACGCCCAGCTGCGCGGCAGCCTGCTGCAGCTGCAGATGCAGATCGAGACGCTGAAGCAGGAGATCGCGCGCCAGACGGGCGCCAACGAGCAGCTCACGCGCGACCTCGCCGAGCTGCAGCGCCGCACGCGCGACCTCGCCTCGGGCGTGGACGAGCGCATGCGCCGCTTCGAGCCTTCCAAGGTCACGGTGGACGGCAAGGAATTCATCGCCGACCCGCAGGAGTCGCAGACCTTCGAGGCCGCGCTGGCCGTGTTCCGCAAGGGCGACTTCGCTGCCGCGCAGGTGGCTTTCGCTGATTTCATCAAGCGCTACCCGCAAAGCGGCTTCCGCCCGACGGCGCTGTTCTGGCTGGGCAATTCGCAGTACGCCAACCGCGACTACCGCGGCGCCATCACGAACTTCCGCGAGCTGCTGGCCACCGCGCCGGACCACCCGCGTGCGCCGGAGTCGCTGCTGTCCATCGCCAACTGCCAGATCGAGCTCAAGGACGCCGCCGGCGCGCGCCGCACGCTGGACCAGCTGGTGAAGACCTATCCGCAGTCCGAGGCGGCCGGCGCCGCCAAGGAAAGGATGGCGCGGCTTCGTTGA
- the tolB gene encoding Tol-Pal system beta propeller repeat protein TolB, with translation MWRRREVAALFGGLAAAPAFAQFRVEVTGVGLTQLPIAIAPFRGQDQAPPKLSAIIAADLERSGQFRVIDGSGPNLDESSRPDMSPWRQKAADSLAVGSASRLADGRFDVRFRLWDVVKAQDLGGHAQAVPQGDLRRAAHRIADAIYEKLTGDKGVFATRIAYVTKAGPRYNLWVADSDGENAQSALASNEPIISPAWSADGERVAYVSFESRKPVVYVHDVSSGKRRLIANFRGSNSAPAWSPDGKTLAVTLSRDGGSQLYTIDANGGEPRRLTQSSGIDTEPVYSPDGRSIYFVSDRGGAPQVYRMPAGGGNPERVTFSGNYNISPAISPDGRILAFISRVNGQFKLHVMELGGSGTATAITDTVADESPSFAPNGRLILYATRQGNQEALMTTTLDGKIKARLAGQGGDLREPDWGPFLK, from the coding sequence ATGTGGCGCCGCCGCGAGGTGGCGGCGCTCTTCGGCGGCCTGGCCGCGGCGCCCGCGTTCGCGCAGTTCCGCGTGGAGGTCACGGGCGTCGGGCTCACCCAGCTGCCCATCGCCATCGCGCCCTTCCGCGGGCAGGACCAGGCGCCGCCGAAGCTCTCGGCCATCATCGCGGCCGACCTGGAGCGCAGCGGCCAGTTCCGCGTGATCGACGGCTCCGGCCCCAACCTCGACGAATCCAGCCGCCCCGACATGTCCCCGTGGCGCCAGAAGGCCGCCGATTCGCTGGCCGTGGGCAGCGCCTCGCGCCTGGCCGACGGCCGCTTCGACGTGCGCTTCCGCCTGTGGGACGTGGTGAAGGCGCAGGACCTGGGCGGCCATGCGCAGGCCGTGCCGCAGGGCGACCTGCGCCGCGCCGCGCACCGCATCGCCGACGCCATCTACGAGAAGCTCACGGGCGACAAGGGCGTGTTCGCCACGCGCATTGCCTACGTCACCAAGGCCGGGCCGCGCTACAACCTGTGGGTGGCCGATTCCGACGGCGAGAACGCGCAGTCGGCCCTGGCCAGCAACGAGCCCATCATCTCGCCGGCCTGGTCGGCCGATGGCGAGCGCGTGGCCTACGTGTCGTTCGAATCGCGCAAGCCCGTCGTGTACGTGCACGACGTGTCATCCGGCAAGCGGCGCCTCATCGCCAACTTCCGCGGCTCCAACAGCGCGCCGGCGTGGTCGCCCGACGGCAAGACCCTCGCCGTCACCCTGAGCCGCGACGGCGGCTCGCAGCTGTACACCATCGACGCCAACGGCGGCGAGCCGCGGCGCCTGACGCAATCGTCGGGCATCGACACCGAGCCCGTGTATTCGCCCGACGGCAGGTCCATTTATTTCGTGAGCGACCGCGGCGGCGCGCCGCAGGTCTACCGCATGCCCGCCGGCGGCGGCAACCCCGAGCGCGTCACCTTCAGCGGCAACTACAACATCTCGCCGGCCATCAGCCCCGACGGCCGCATCCTCGCCTTCATCTCGCGCGTGAACGGCCAGTTCAAGCTGCACGTGATGGAGCTGGGCGGCAGCGGCACGGCCACCGCCATCACCGACACCGTCGCCGACGAGAGCCCGAGCTTCGCGCCCAACGGCCGCCTGATCCTGTACGCCACGCGCCAGGGCAACCAGGAAGCCCTGATGACCACCACGCTGGACGGCAAGATCAAGGCGCGGCTGGCCGGGCAGGGCGGCGACCTGCGCGAGCCCGACTGGGGCCCGTTCCTGAAATGA
- a CDS encoding O-antigen ligase family protein, which produces MQTVPGEIPLPSIKPAPWARKLAPALGVFLCAACLLVLTVRGWSPAVLFVGCLLCLAVLAWGHLPPVPVESSRAARLVCIVLVAPLVAVFVSSAFRADGYTGQLDAPLRFALAVPIFLFALRMRLDVAHSLRWMLPVALLLLLAARLVQGQPARWPAERMTTGFVDPLVFGYLSLTFGIMAMFGWPGEDRRSHPVIVGLAFVALALGASFSIGSQSRTGWLAVPLLAALWLHLHWSRARRWSLAWTAVGACVVVVAAFMFVPTIHARVLEALGEVMQYPWHSVPPDTPVSLRITYLRIAADVFAQHPWLGVGLTPLLSPDTLPPLGYASPVAVKAALQSGFHNQIVSDAVRHGIGGLFATVALLLVPLVVCLRALGSTSAVTRRNAAMGTAFFTCVFVASFTTEVVDLKYMASLYAVMAAIFCGAALARRDD; this is translated from the coding sequence ATGCAAACGGTCCCCGGCGAGATCCCGCTTCCCAGCATCAAGCCGGCACCGTGGGCCCGCAAGCTGGCCCCGGCGCTCGGGGTCTTCCTGTGCGCGGCCTGCCTCCTCGTGCTGACCGTTCGCGGCTGGTCGCCGGCCGTGCTGTTCGTCGGCTGCCTGTTGTGCCTGGCCGTGCTCGCCTGGGGGCACCTGCCGCCGGTGCCGGTCGAGTCCAGCCGCGCCGCGCGGCTCGTCTGCATCGTGCTGGTCGCGCCGCTGGTCGCGGTGTTCGTCAGTTCGGCCTTCCGCGCCGACGGCTACACGGGCCAGCTCGATGCGCCGCTGCGCTTCGCATTGGCGGTGCCCATCTTCCTCTTCGCCTTGCGCATGCGGCTGGATGTCGCGCATTCGCTGCGCTGGATGCTGCCGGTCGCCTTGCTGCTGCTGCTGGCCGCGCGCCTGGTCCAGGGCCAGCCCGCGCGCTGGCCGGCCGAGCGCATGACCACGGGCTTCGTCGACCCGCTGGTGTTCGGCTACCTGTCGCTCACCTTCGGGATCATGGCCATGTTCGGCTGGCCCGGCGAGGACCGCCGCAGCCACCCGGTGATCGTGGGGCTTGCCTTCGTCGCGCTGGCGCTGGGCGCGTCCTTCTCCATCGGCTCGCAGTCACGCACCGGCTGGCTGGCCGTGCCGCTGCTGGCGGCGCTGTGGCTGCACCTGCATTGGTCGCGCGCGCGGCGCTGGTCGCTGGCGTGGACGGCGGTGGGCGCGTGCGTGGTGGTGGTGGCCGCGTTCATGTTCGTGCCCACCATCCATGCGCGCGTGCTGGAGGCGCTGGGCGAGGTCATGCAGTACCCGTGGCATTCGGTGCCGCCGGACACGCCGGTGTCGCTGCGCATCACCTACCTGCGCATCGCGGCGGACGTGTTCGCCCAGCACCCCTGGCTGGGCGTCGGCCTGACGCCCTTGCTCTCGCCCGACACCTTGCCGCCGCTGGGCTACGCCTCGCCGGTGGCGGTGAAGGCCGCGCTGCAATCGGGCTTCCACAACCAGATCGTCAGCGATGCCGTGCGCCATGGCATCGGCGGCCTGTTCGCCACCGTGGCGCTGCTCTTGGTGCCGCTGGTCGTCTGCCTGCGCGCGCTCGGCAGCACGTCCGCCGTTACGCGGCGCAACGCGGCGATGGGCACGGCGTTCTTCACCTGCGTGTTCGTCGCGAGCTTCACCACCGAGGTGGTGGACCTGAAGTACATGGCGAGCCTGTACGCCGTGATGGCGGCGATCTTCTGCGGCGCCGCGCTGGCCCGCCGCGACGACTAG
- a CDS encoding glycosyltransferase family 2 protein, with protein sequence MTDYSITFACYNQVDYTRQCVDSLVRHGNDLARVAVVDNASSDETAAYLATKPFGAHVANKANLGCGVAWNQGVLALQTEWTVVMNNDVIVTAGWLEALVDAAKRFDVPVVSPALVEGALDYDLDTFAADASAKMRDVARIGARHAVCLCVHRSVWEKVGYFAATPGLWGYEDTLFFHHLDRAGIRTAIVGASWLHHYGSITVSAMKQERGLSDKQGLGARDNYRLLGKSTLQRKWDKFQRRRQEERWREEELARYGMTLHGERKGGQFVWR encoded by the coding sequence ATGACTGACTACTCCATCACTTTCGCTTGCTACAACCAGGTCGACTACACGCGGCAGTGCGTGGACAGCCTGGTGCGGCACGGCAACGACCTGGCGCGCGTCGCGGTGGTCGACAACGCCTCCAGCGACGAGACCGCGGCCTACCTTGCGACGAAGCCTTTCGGCGCGCACGTGGCCAACAAGGCCAACCTGGGCTGCGGCGTGGCCTGGAACCAGGGCGTGCTGGCGCTGCAGACGGAATGGACGGTGGTGATGAACAACGACGTGATCGTCACCGCCGGCTGGCTCGAGGCGCTTGTCGACGCCGCGAAGCGCTTCGACGTGCCCGTGGTCTCGCCGGCCCTCGTCGAGGGTGCGCTGGACTATGACCTCGACACCTTCGCCGCCGACGCCTCGGCCAAGATGCGCGACGTGGCCCGCATCGGCGCGCGCCATGCCGTGTGCCTGTGCGTGCACCGCTCGGTGTGGGAGAAGGTCGGCTACTTCGCCGCCACGCCGGGCCTGTGGGGCTACGAGGACACCCTCTTCTTCCACCACCTGGACCGCGCCGGCATCCGCACCGCCATCGTCGGCGCGTCGTGGCTGCACCACTACGGCTCCATCACGGTGAGCGCGATGAAGCAGGAGCGCGGCCTGTCGGACAAGCAGGGCCTGGGCGCGCGCGACAACTACCGGCTGCTGGGCAAGTCGACGCTGCAGCGCAAGTGGGACAAGTTCCAGCGGCGGCGGCAGGAAGAGCGCTGGCGCGAGGAGGAACTCGCCCGCTACGGCATGACCTTGCACGGCGAGCGCAAGGGCGGCCAGTTCGTCTGGCGCTAG